One Thermococcus sp. DNA segment encodes these proteins:
- the glyA gene encoding serine hydroxymethyltransferase, with product MSYREYRDKVLNFIEDHEHWRAHTINLIASENVTSPTVTRAVASGFMHKYAEGWPKQRYYQGCKYVDEVELIGVELFTKLFQSDFADLRPISGTNANQAVFFGLTQPGDKAIVLHTSHGGHISHMPFGAAGMRGLEVHTWPFDNEEFNIDVDKAEKLIRELEPKIVVFGGSLFPFPHPVKELAPVAKEVGAYVMYDGAHVLGLIAGKQFQDPLREGADIITASTHKTFPGPQGGVIIYKRFGETEEIAKLQWAIFPGVLSNHHLHHMAGKTLTAAEMLEYGEKYARQIIKNAKALAEALAEEGFKVIGEDKGYTESHQVIVDVSDLHPSAGGWAAPLLEEAGIILNKNLLPWDPLEKVNEPSGLRIGVQEMTRVGMFEDDMKEIAHFMKRVLIDKEDPKKVRRDVYGFRAEFQKVYYSFDHGLPLKE from the coding sequence ATGAGCTACCGTGAATACCGCGACAAGGTTCTGAACTTTATTGAGGACCACGAGCACTGGAGGGCCCACACAATAAACCTCATAGCAAGCGAAAACGTTACTTCTCCGACCGTCACCAGGGCTGTAGCTAGCGGTTTTATGCACAAGTACGCCGAAGGCTGGCCGAAGCAACGCTATTACCAGGGCTGTAAGTACGTTGATGAGGTTGAGCTCATAGGCGTTGAGCTCTTCACCAAGCTCTTCCAGAGTGATTTCGCTGACCTCAGGCCGATTTCCGGAACCAACGCCAACCAGGCGGTCTTCTTCGGCCTAACCCAGCCCGGGGACAAGGCAATAGTCCTTCACACCAGCCACGGTGGTCATATAAGCCACATGCCCTTCGGTGCGGCGGGAATGAGAGGTTTGGAAGTTCACACCTGGCCCTTTGATAACGAGGAATTCAACATCGACGTTGACAAGGCCGAGAAGCTCATCCGCGAGCTCGAGCCCAAGATAGTCGTCTTCGGTGGTTCGCTCTTCCCGTTCCCGCACCCGGTTAAAGAGCTCGCGCCCGTCGCTAAGGAGGTTGGAGCATACGTCATGTACGACGGTGCCCACGTCCTTGGGCTTATAGCGGGCAAGCAGTTCCAGGACCCGCTCCGCGAGGGGGCGGACATAATCACCGCCTCAACCCATAAGACCTTCCCGGGACCACAGGGCGGTGTCATAATTTACAAGCGCTTCGGCGAGACCGAAGAGATAGCCAAGCTCCAGTGGGCCATCTTCCCTGGCGTTTTGAGCAACCACCACCTCCACCACATGGCAGGAAAGACTCTCACCGCGGCCGAGATGCTCGAATACGGTGAGAAGTATGCAAGACAGATAATCAAGAATGCGAAGGCCCTCGCCGAGGCTCTGGCGGAGGAGGGCTTTAAGGTCATAGGTGAGGACAAGGGCTACACCGAGAGCCACCAGGTAATAGTTGACGTCTCGGACCTCCATCCCTCTGCTGGAGGCTGGGCGGCTCCTCTCTTGGAGGAGGCAGGCATAATCCTCAACAAGAACCTCCTGCCATGGGACCCGCTTGAGAAGGTCAACGAGCCGAGCGGTCTCAGGATAGGCGTCCAAGAGATGACCCGCGTTGGAATGTTTGAAGATGACATGAAGGAGATTGCCCACTTTATGAAGCGGGTTCTTATTGACAAGGAAGATCCAAAGAAAGTCAGGCGCGACGTCTACGGCTTCCGTGCCGAGTTCCAGAAGGTGTACTACTCCTTTGACCACGGATTGCCTCTCAAAGAATGA